A segment of the Bacteroidia bacterium genome:
TTCGGGAAGAAGCTTCAATAGAATCGGATAGCATCACGATGACCATTTCTTTGGTAGTGGGCAGAGGTCCAGAGTATCTAAATAAGCTTTCATTTGCACACACTCCATTGTTCTGTTCTAAATATTTTTGATAAAAAGCTTCCACGCGCGTAGTGCCGTGATGCGTATATACAAAATCTCTAATCTCTTTTGGAAAACGATGCTCCCTTAAAATAGTTGCTCCATCTGCAACATGCTTGATGATAATGTTGGCACTCTCTTCGGGACTTAAATATTTGTGAGGATTTTCGCCTTGCTTTTGATTTTCAGTAAAGTACTTTGGGTTTTTAATTTTACCTATATCGTGATACAATGAACCTACACGTGCCAGCAAACTATCTGCACCAATTTCATCTGAAGCAGCTTCTGCTAAATTTGCTACCTGCATAGAATGTTGAAACGTTCCTGGTGCTTTTAAGGCTAATAACTTCAAAAGAGGATGATTAGTATCTGAAAGCTCTAAAAGTTTGATATCTGAAACAAAACCGAATATCTTTTCAATAGCCCAAATGATAGGATAAGCCAATAATGTCAAAAAAGAGTTTAATGTGATATTGAGAAGTATAGGTCTGATATTTGTTTTCAAATCTCCCCCTGTGATAAGCAAAAAAGCAAAGTAGCACAAAATATATGTAATAAAAATGTAAATGCTTGTCTTAAAGAACTGTGAGCGAGATTTTACGTTAACAATCCCTAATGCAGCAAAAGACCCTGCTACAAACTGAACTAACAAAAATTCATACTCTTGAATTATTACTCCTAAGGTCGCAGTGTAAGTAGCATTGCACACAAAAGAAAGCTTGGAGTCATAAAAAGTAGTAATCACAATTGGAATGATACACAAAGGTACAACATAATACGTAAAAGGACTATGCTGTCGGATATAAGGTTCGTATGCATCAAAAACAGACAAAGTAACCAAAGCGGAAGTAAAAGCAATAAATAAAAAAAGCAGTTTGTCTGTCCTTTCTAAAACTTCTTTGTTGAAAAAAAACAAGTAAATATAAATTACCAATACTCCTGTAGCAACCAAAATAAACTGACCAATAATCACTGCAAAAAAGTTTTTAGCTAATCTTTGTCTTTTTAATTCCTCTTGAAAAGATTTGAGCATCACATACTTTTCATGAGTAATCAGCTCGCCTCTTTTGATAATAGCTTGACCTTGTCTAACCTTATGACTAACAATAGAAATTTCACTTAACACAGAGGCTTTTTCTTTTTCGTATATTAAGCTATTGTAAAGGTAGTTAGGCACTATCAAAACATCTAAAATCTTGAATATTGCGCTTTGAGTATGAGCATGCAATTTCTTGGCTTCAAGCGCAATATGTTTTTTGAGCCATTCTGCTTTCTCATTTCTATCTATGGCATACTGTAAATGTATAATCTCTTCGTATTTGTCTTTTTCTCTCAAAATAATCTCCGATTGCAGGATATCCGACTTATCTTGGTCTATAAATATCAAATTCTTGCGGTACTCCTGAATAATCTTGTCTATAACAGCGATAAAATCTTTTTCTTTTGTGCAGTACTCGTATTCTGCATTAGTTAGGTTGATGCCGTAGTTAGGTAAAGCAGAAAGGTTAGGATAACTTCTTTTTATCTGTTCCCATAATTCTATTTTTTCTAACATAGTTGTGGAGTCATGGTCAAAAGTTTTTAGAATTTGTTTTTCAAACTTTTGTCTTTGAGTTTCTAACTCTTTGGGGTCTTTTTCCACAGCAAAATCAAAAGGAGCGATAATGTCTTTACTTTTCCAGTGCTGACCTTCTTGAAAAGATAAGTCCCATACGTTCTTACGAGGCATAAATGCCACTGTAACAATTACAGTCCCTATCAGTATAGACCATCGGTAAAAAGTCCGTTGATCTTCTATTCTTTTCCTCAGTTTACCAACCCAACCTTTCTCTTTCATAACTCTAAAATACAAAGCTTTTGTATCTTTGTAAAAAATCATGGCAAAAACGATTATGGGTATAGACCCAGGCACGCAGGTTATGGGCTATGGGGTGATTGAGGTTGAAGGTAATCAAACGATGCGGCTATTAGTATATGGTGCTATTCGTTTTAACAAAGCTGAATCGCACATACAACGGTTACAAAAAATTTATCAGAGAGTATCCCAGCTGTTGCAGGAATATAAACCTAACGAATTTGCAATAGAGTCGCCTTTTTATGGCAAAAACATACAAGCACTGCTAAATTTAGGCAGAGGGCAGGGCGTAGCAATTGCTGCGGCTTTGAATCACGGCTTGACAAACATTTACGAATACGCGCCACGCAAAGTAAAGCAATCCGTAACAGGTAACGGTAATGCAAGTAAAGAACAGGTCTTGAAAATGCTTTGCTCTATGTTAGAGAAAATAGAAACGCCTGAATACTTAGATGCATCCGATGCCATAGCTGTTGCGGTCTGTCATTTTTTTAATCAAAAGAGAGTTACTTCGGCTAAGTCTTATTCTTCGTGGCATAGCTTCATTG
Coding sequences within it:
- a CDS encoding HDIG domain-containing protein; translated protein: MIFYKDTKALYFRVMKEKGWVGKLRKRIEDQRTFYRWSILIGTVIVTVAFMPRKNVWDLSFQEGQHWKSKDIIAPFDFAVEKDPKELETQRQKFEKQILKTFDHDSTTMLEKIELWEQIKRSYPNLSALPNYGINLTNAEYEYCTKEKDFIAVIDKIIQEYRKNLIFIDQDKSDILQSEIILREKDKYEEIIHLQYAIDRNEKAEWLKKHIALEAKKLHAHTQSAIFKILDVLIVPNYLYNSLIYEKEKASVLSEISIVSHKVRQGQAIIKRGELITHEKYVMLKSFQEELKRQRLAKNFFAVIIGQFILVATGVLVIYIYLFFFNKEVLERTDKLLFLFIAFTSALVTLSVFDAYEPYIRQHSPFTYYVVPLCIIPIVITTFYDSKLSFVCNATYTATLGVIIQEYEFLLVQFVAGSFAALGIVNVKSRSQFFKTSIYIFITYILCYFAFLLITGGDLKTNIRPILLNITLNSFLTLLAYPIIWAIEKIFGFVSDIKLLELSDTNHPLLKLLALKAPGTFQHSMQVANLAEAASDEIGADSLLARVGSLYHDIGKIKNPKYFTENQKQGENPHKYLSPEESANIIIKHVADGATILREHRFPKEIRDFVYTHHGTTRVEAFYQKYLEQNNGVCANESLFRYSGPLPTTKEMVIVMLSDSIEASSRSLENPTKEEVTELVNRIIKNKLKENQLIESNLTYAELETIRKVFIDMLLNILHVRDKYPTFEVQEEK
- the ruvC gene encoding crossover junction endodeoxyribonuclease RuvC — encoded protein: MAKTIMGIDPGTQVMGYGVIEVEGNQTMRLLVYGAIRFNKAESHIQRLQKIYQRVSQLLQEYKPNEFAIESPFYGKNIQALLNLGRGQGVAIAAALNHGLTNIYEYAPRKVKQSVTGNGNASKEQVLKMLCSMLEKIETPEYLDASDAIAVAVCHFFNQKRVTSAKSYSSWHSFIAQNPERVK